The nucleotide window CAGTTACACTTCCCATTCAGATATGCCAGGTAATCTCTATGCTAGTTCTTAAATCCTTGAGGTGAAGGGCTCACCGAAAGTTAGCAGGATGTACTGGATTTCTCACTGATAACACATTTGGACATTTGGTCTTTCTCACGACACAACTTTTCAGAGCCAGCGTTCACACTCGTATTGTTATCATTAGATCACTCTCAGCGTGATACAGAGGCTAAGCCTGAGCCCCTTCCTCGCTAATCGCTAAAGCTAACCCACTTGCATAAAGAATGCTGTGAACAGAACCCTTATACTCTTACTCTTACAAAACGAAAACAAACAAGCTGGCTAATCCCACAGGGCTAACACCCTTCATTTAAAACCCTCATTAACCCTAACACATCATAGTTGAGATTCTGAAAGCCCCTTAGTATCAACGGCAGACAGTATTTTAGGGGCTATATTGAAAGACTATAGGGTAATCACTTTTATTGAATATGATTATACAttctgaaaaaaacagcaagaCCAGCAAACGTTGTATTTTGCTGGTAACCGCCaacatagaccagcataatttccatgctggtttggtgctggtttagttGGTGGTCATCAGCATACCAGCTtcagcaccagcatcccatgctggtcataccagcaagaccagcatatgttgtgttttggtgctggtatgctggtgaccaccagctaaaccagcaccaaaccagcatgcaCCAGCATgagaattatgctggtctatgctaaTTTTAACAGCAGGGATCATAATTATGCCTGCTGTGCCTGGCGTTTGAATATcggaaaataatgcgttttccCTTCCTACTTTTGTTTCTCTGTTACAGGGTGCAGGGTTTCATGCATCAAGAAGACAGAAATATGGAAATGTGTTCAAGACTCACCTGCTCGGCCGACCGCTGATCCGGGTCACGGGTGCGGAGAATGTGCGTAAGCTTCTGATGGGAGAGCACAGCCTGGTCACTGTGGACTGGCCCCAAAGCACCAGTACTCTGCTTGGCCCCAACAGCCTGGCCAACTCTATAGGAGACATCCACCGTAAAAGAAGAAAGGTGAGATTCATACACAGTACATGTACAGTAAATCAAATGTAGTGTTATTGTCATGCACGCGCAATATGTCTGTATTTACAGCTCAATTTTTTATGATGCAAATACtgcaaatgtgaccctgtctttATTATAAGAtccaatctttgacatgacctcaatcattattaaagatatcaaggttatattttcacagaatgtttttttattatagaggatgattttatgtagaaaacagtaaatcacacagGCACAGGCATGGTGTGGGAAACCACTTTATCCCAACATTTTTCCTGGCTTGCCAATGCCAGCAAAAAGTCGGCAGTAAAATTCTTTGAATAAGAGGAATAAGAaccaaacagacagaaagaaagcgATACGGAGTGaatgaaattattaaaatatgccATCCGTATGTCTTATCCAAATTTGTAGGTATATACCCACAATGACTGTTGCTTGTCATATTGTAACCCATAACAGTTTGCACACAATGACCTCATTGGGAATTATGCTCATAACAACTATATTCCCAAATACAATGACAAAATTGCATTTCTCTTTGGACCGTCAGAAGCTTGAGTTTCACGTCACACACCTGTTCCATTGAGGGGTCAGCGGGGTGTAATCAGTCCGGTTAATCCTGCAGGTCCAGGGCCTCACGTGGACCCCATAATGACTGCTAATTAGTCAACCGTCTCATATGTACAATGGCCGCCTTATAGACCCACTTGCAATATCCTGCTCCGAAGactaatgtcatttaaatttgttGTTTAACCTCATCGGAGACCTTTTccattaaaacatatttaaaagcagGATTAAAGCATTTCGCTTACACATATGGAAACATTTCTTCAATCACCTGTTGAGCCTTGCAGGAGTCCTTTTGTTTACTTACAGATTGATAATCCTCACTTCCTGAACCCTAATCCTTCCTTCCCTGGATAAAGAAACATTACAATAGCCATATGTGCAAGAGCTGTTTCTTTAAACTAAAACAAtcagaacaatttaacattaaCACTGCCTATTAGAGGCTACACCTTCTAATATCCTAAAATCCCTATGGGAATTGCGTTTTATGGAAAAGAGTGTCTATTGTTTCAATGAAGACAATTGTTACACACTGAAATGCACTGTAAAGTAGCGAAGGGATTGATCCAATTAGTTACAGTATCTAACCTCTGGATATAGATGGCGAGTTATTGATTCATATGTTTTTTAgaaggtggctaatttgtatttatttgtgcagtcaaatttattataaaaatatttttataaatatcgtacatttttgtatgattttctttgtatgaaatcatacgaattagccaaatACAAATCCTGTGAAATAAGCCTGAGATTTCTTTTAACTCACCAACATATTTGGTTTAAAGGGTTATGTTTGATTTGACCATCTtagttaaatttttttgtaaaaaaatccacGTTTTTATCGCTGTCCACGGACATATTTTGTTGTGTAGCAAAAGTGCAACAAGCCAATGAAACCGTGGAGGCATTAAATTGACAATGTTGGCCAGTAGAGGGCGCAGGTTCTTAATGCTGCAGCTCACCTGCCTCCACAAAGGCTTCTGCTTGTGAATGAGGGATTTTGTTTAAGTCagcgggagagagagaaaaagagacagAGTGATTGGAAAAGTAGAGAGTTAAAGAAAGCGAGGGGGGTTGGAAGAAGAAAGAATAAAGAAGTCTTTACATTCTGGTCAAACCAGCAGCTTTGAGCAGTTTCATATAATTTAAGACATATGGAAATTATTAGGGTGGGGGAGTTTAAAAGTCTGCGTGCGCGCGTGTGCATCCCTGTGTGTATGTGAGTGGAAAGTTCAGTACAAGAAGTCACGTTTTGTAATGAAGACAGGCGGCTGTTTTTTCCAGTAGTGTTTAAAATCCTGTGTAATGGGGACTGGCATTAACGGATCTCGACTGACATTTGTCCAGTAAGCAAAGACCTCCCGAAaggaaaacagtacaataaatCCACTCGGCTCAATAGGCTGTATAAATATAGTGTTGTATtgcatatatatatgttttatgGCTGGAAGCTATCTAAGATGTGATTTGTGCATTTGTAATAATTCATTTTTTTCCACACACGTGGACATGCCGGACACATATCTGATTTAAGCGATGTAGTAGCAGGATGTATCAGTGGATAAGAACTTAAAAGGGTTTAAAATGTCAGTGGGTTTCATCAAGGTTTTTTATCTACTAATAAACCTTATGCGCATATGGCTACATTACAACAAGATTAAAGTAAATGAGAGTCTAGTTTTGAATAGGAATAAACCACAGAGTTAGATAAGAAGATGGACAGCGTGTTCTGTACACACCACAGAAAGAAAGGAGACACAGGTTTTGTccaaagagagagaaacagaaggAGGACAGATAAGTCTCCGCCCTACTTCACTGTACTACTGTGGAAAAGCGGGGCGGAGTCGAGGTATTCAGATTGAGATGGCATATAAAAAGTGCTATTGTTAGTCGACGGCACTGGAACATGGATGTTATTTCACTAAACAAACCGGCACAACTGGGGCACATTATGAACTTCTGCGGCCAGGAAAATCTTACCTTCCCCTTTCACCCTCACTGCTGATGCAGAGGGAAACTCTCTCAAAACATCTTAGAAATattcagacagaaagaaaggtAGATGAGTGGCAGTAAGGAGAGAGAAGGTCAGTAATACTGGGGACTTCAGAATTAATGAGATGTTCCATGCTCCaagttaaaagaaaaataagCTTGTCCTTTAGCTGCCGACTGTGGTTTCAGGATAATATTTTGATGACATTTCTAGCATGTACAACAGCACAGACATGCAGGATTCTGATGGGTTATGTGAATCATGACTCagttgcattgtgggaaatgTTGTTCCATACTTCTGTGCTTTTGAAACACTACAGCTCTGTTTAATGCATCCAGTCTGAACAAGTGCCTGATGGGGTGCAATTTAAAACAATGGAGcaatttttgtcaaatcaacatatatatatatatatatatgaaagaTAATAAGTCAATAGCAATATCATAGGGACATATTatcaaaatctgactttttccatgtttaagtgctataattgagtccccagtgcttctatcaatatagaaaatgtgaaaagaacAAGCCAGtatgtaaaaaataggtcattgaaatttggctccccttgtgatgtcagaaggggataataccgccccttaatcagCAGCACTAActaaccacagcactgccatgtagtgcagagatcagctcatttgcataaaggACACTCActcaaagtggcaattttaacatgctataattaattatctatatgctattttgagctagaacttcacatacgtccTCTGGGGACAGATTTGTTAGGcgtcttaaaaaagtctttttttaaaggtgacatagaatgatgaacagggtatttatccttgttctgtgatgtgacttgtagacaaaaaaatgtttgtttgggtctgcaatgccttagaagcttcctaaaaacctctctcagatagctctattagggtgggggattttaaacaagtggttttgcacctatttggctccccctactggcttatcttgcaatctcattactgattggctgactttgctgccactcaaaaaatgtagccaattattttaaagtggattggcagtgagatgcctgtgatgtcataagcatcagtttttcagattgggccgttttctggctgacatttctaaaagaggaatttctatgaaactgagatgtttagcatgtctagcactttttgaatgttcgtgaatgcgggtagactaccattattcaaaaagacaaggtaaaaatggtttttcattctctgtccactttaaagttatgtcaacttatcccaagtcaaaacttaaaataataggTTGAATGGACATGCAaaaccaaagttgtttaaacgTCATGCTGCATTGTATTGTATTTGGTGTGCTGTATCatattaaaaaactttattaatgtaaTGCATCAATGCAAACTGTTAAAAAAACCAAAAGATACTGACCACACTTTTATTCCTATGTTTTAGATCTTTGCTAAAGTCTTCAGTCATGAGGCTCTGGAGAGTTACCTACCCAAAATCCAGCTGGTCATTCAGGAGACCCTGCGGGTGTGGAGCTCCGACCCCGAGCCCATCAACGTGTATCGGGAGTCCCAGCGCCTTTCCTTTCACATGGCTATACGTGTCCTGCTGGGTTTCAGGGTCACTGATGAGGAGATGCAGAGTCTATTCCACACTTTCCAGGATTTTGTAGAGAATCTTTTTAGCCTGCCCATCGACCTGCCATTTAGTGGTTATAGGAAGGTAAAATGCTGCATATTCCTTGAAAATTAATGAATTTTCCAAATAATAGTTTTTTGGGCTTGTAAAATCAGATTTTTGTAATGTTAGTACTTAAGGaacttgtgtgtttgtgtgcattgcAGGGCATTCGTGCAAGGGACTCGCTTCAGAAAAGCATAGAAAAAGCCTTCAGAGAAAAGCCGCTCCACCCGCAGGGCAAAGATTATACTGATGCTCTTGATGTGCTTCTTGAGAGTGCCAAGGAGAACAACACTGAGCTCACAATGCAGGAGCTGAAGGTGAGTAAGCCACTACTATTACTACTACTACACTGCAGCACTGTTTCAAATCTCAGAGCTGCCTACTTAGTCACCTTTTTAAGGCTTCATACTGACTGACTTCCAATGCAAGGGATGTTTCAAGTTGTTGCTCATAAAATTGTAACACTTTTATGGAAATATGAAAGGAAGAGTTCcaaaagcaacaaaatattataGTTGAATTGAAATTGGATATATTACAGATTCTTTGGATTAAACATTTATCATACTTTACATAGTGTCTGTACTCTGGCTTTTCCATATCTCTCAAAATTGCCACCATCCTCCTAAATATAAGACATAAAAGTGAagtaaatcttttaaaaattccccaaaaaataaaaacaaacaaatgcgaaTTAGTTGCATTTTTACATCAAGCGAATGACGGTGGTATTGTTAACCtggtaaccaacagtaaacaaaacagactgatctcacggaaagtcgtgttatagtcacgcaaaatttgatcagcttttctttttttctttttcatgacactcacacaaatttctataaatagttttttgtgtccgttgcacaactttctttttcgctTCATTTTATGTAATGTTTAGTCATTGTTtattcctattttcttaccattgttgcttcaggttggggttagaatcactttctgttacatttttagacatcttaacccaaaccccaacccgTACCCCAACttcaggcgagaatagttttaataGGCGGAAGAAAAACCGATActtaaaagtacatcctaacccaaaccacaaatctaacccctaccccaagcgacaatgatttaaaaatagaaaagagtGTCAcgaaaaaataaatttgtgctcaaggcacggaaaaaagctgaattttgtgtcATGTACAGGAATAAATTGatcaaattttgcgtgactataaaacaactttccatgagatcatattgaaaaaaaaacaaggcaCACTTATTACatggagacaggactgcatttagTTACAATTAGGTAAGTTATACATTTACCAGTAGTTGAGCTTGTAATTGCCAACTTGAATGCTGTGCATAAAAGAAGAAATACAAaatttttgatgcaggcacaAGCAGCAAGGGCATAGTGATGATGTCGAGCTCCATCTATGATAAAGACAACGTCAGCTGATACAGCTAGATGATCAGTCACGTGGTTTTAATATTTGCTACGTCAAGAATTCATTGCGTTTCCATTTCCAATTATTCTCATTTACACTTTTTTCAGccaaaaaccacctcaagcgaACGTAAAAACTATTTAAGCGAATTAATGGATTTTTATCTCATTTctccaatacttcaaaatgcgcataaaatcgggggtgatggaaacccagctataGATAGACACTGGAGACTTGAACTTATGGCTGCTCAAAATGCAAATGTGTGTTGAGTTTTACATCTATCTTTCTCCATCAGGAATCCACAATCGAGTTGATATTCGCTGCTTTTGCCACGACAGCCAGCGCCAGTACATCTCTGATCATGCAGCTGCTGCGACACCCTGCGGTGCTGGAGAAGCTGCGCGAGGAGCTGCGGAACTGCGGCCTGCTGCACGATGGCTGCCTGTGTCAGGGCGAACTTCGACTGGACAGCATCATCGGCCTCAAATATCTGGATTGCGTGATCAAAGAGGTCCTGCGTCTCTTTGCACCCGTATCTGGAGGCTACCGCATCGCCACTCAGACCTTCGAGTTGGATGTGAGTTGTACTTCCGAACTTGTTTTATTGAATCTGTACTGTACTTATGATTAACCCCCTTTTCCTTTACTTTCTCAGGGTCTGCAGGTACCCAAAGGCTGGAGTGTCATGTACAGCATCCGTGACACCCATGACACCTCGGCTGTTTTCAAGGACGTGGAGGCTTTCGACCCTGACCGATTCAGTCCTGAGCGGAGCGAGGATCGAGAGGGCCGTTTCCACTACCTGCCATTTGGTGGTGGTGTGCGTTCGTGCCTGGGCAAGCGGCTGGCCACTCTATTCCTCAAACTTCTGGCCGTGGAGCTTGCCGGAGGCAGCCGCTTCGAGCTGGCCACGCGGACGTTCCCCCGCTTGATTTCCGTCCCAGTGGTGCACCCCACCGACGGCCTCCGCGTGAAATTCTTCGGCCTCGACTCCAACCAGAACCAGATCATGGCCAAGTCAAATGAGATGCTTGACGCCACCGTGTGACAGATTGAGAAGGACGAGAGGGGGTGAAGAAAGAGCGGACTTTATATTTTGCCCTCTCTGACGGTAAACCGAGAGAGCTGCCACCAGAAGTTTTACTAAATGACTCTCGCTCGCCAAAAATGTATAGTCTATCATTTGTAAAGAAAATGCAAAAGaatataacaaaaatatatcTTAATGTAACTAAACATATTGCTACATCAGGAGAGCACAAGGGCAAGGTTTCAGAGGTTTCGAAGAAAGATCTGGGCGTTGAAATGGACAGTCATGTAAGCATCTGCCCAATGCAGGTGTCACAGGGTATGGCCAGTTCTGCTTTAACCAGGACAGAGCGGGTCTTGAAATGGTTTGAGATGAGAAGTTCATGTTTTTTGTATTCGTTGTGTGTGGGATTCGAGCATTTTTGTTTTGAGTGAATTcatttatatgtatatacagCATATGTGTGTTTTTCTGTGCGCGCGCCTGTGTGTAAatacatcacatgttttttctTGTGCTTGTGCAAATGTGTGTGTATACCTGTTTGCGTGCATGGACGGGTTGTTATTCAGCTAAGGTTTTAGCAGTAGAGTAAGCAAAGTAAACTAGAATGAATGGCTGGATTGTGTAATTACTCAGGTGTGTTAGCAGTACAGAAGAAGCTTTCAGACTAACCCAATACTTGTTATATGTGCTCTGTACATAAGTGACAATTCACAATGGtctttttaagaaagtggaatCGAGATAAACAGAAAGAGATTACGAGAGAAAATCAACCTGTGCTTTATTCTAGTGATGTCACTTCATCTGTGTTAAAGTCAGGCTCTCAAAACAAGCTAGAGATGGAATGAGGGACTCATTCCTGCTGCAAATGATATATCTAAAGACATTTATATAACCGAGTCATAACTGTCACATTGTGCTGCTTTGAGGGTcgctttttatttatatgaagGAGCAAGATGTCAGCTTATGTGTGTAAAGGAAggtttttctttttctgctgCTCCATATTGCGTCGatataagaaaatattttagttagCGTACAGCAGAAGATGGTGGAACAAATCAATCATTAATACCAACTATACATCATCAATTTAAAGAGCGTTTTGACATGAAAGGACTTTAAAGGCCATGGGAACTCTTCATGTGAAAGACCTGCCTTTTTTCGGGAGAAGCACTAGGACTCGGGGTTCTTCCTTAACTTCCTCTACAGACTGTGCAAAGGACTTATTAAAATATGCCACTGATCTTTATTATAAATGAATGGATGAATTAAAATTATTAATGTCTGCTGCTTTCAGTGtatcatttttttctttctaaCAGAGAGTAGATTGTTAACTTTGTCTGCAGTCGAGATTTGCTATTTCTGAGCTCAAAGAGGGATTTAGCGTATTAGAAAGCTGTGGGTAAAACATACTTGCATTGTCCAGTACCCTAATATTCTTgctattaatattattattgtaataaatcttattttaagtgctatttttgttatatttcaGAATAAAGTTTTAGTTTAAGTCTGTTGGTAAATACTGTTCTATTTAGAATGATATAAATTTCAGTTATATTGTAAACAgtgtttaaatgttaatatgGTTTTATGTTATTGTAATAATTATATGTTTGTTATCATTATTATCATCGCATTTAGTTTATATTAATAAACAGAAGCACTTGCGAGGTATGTTTATTTTGAGTGCCATTTGACTACATGTTCGGTTCTGTTGTTGATTGTTGAGTTTTtctgtacatatattttattCCTTTTTACAAATCCACATTTCACTTAGTTAAAATATGAATGTTTTTCCTTCCTTCTTTTGTTACAGTGATTCTTAAATGTACTTGGTAATTTTATAAACCCTTGTAATAAACTATAATGTGAAAATCAATCATTTAGTCATAATTCTTCCTTATTATCTTGCCTTACTCTACTGTACTTCCTTTGACATGAGAATCAGGGGCCAGATTCACACAAACTGCTTATAAGACAAAAGAATGGAACTTTCTTATGATAAATCACAGTATAAAAAgaagatttttaaaaaagttttcaaATTTACTTGAGAACATCATAATCTTTTCCTCAAGAATACAATGATAAGCTTTTACAGTGATTATTCTAGCCTGCTCATGAGGTAACAGTAAACTTACCTATCCATTAAccttttattaaaggattagtccattttcttaaaaaaatccagataatttactcaccaccatgtcatcaaaattttttatgtctttctttgttcagtcgagaagaaattatgttttttgagaaaaacattccaggattttccccattttaatggactttaatggaccccaacacttaacagttttaatgcagtttaataatgcagtttcaacacagctttaaaggactctaaacgatcccaagcaaggcataagggtcttatctagcgaaacgattgtcatttttggcaagaaaaataaaaaatatgcacttttaaaccacaacttcgcCTGTGTGATGAGCCAGCGTGACGTAATGACGtcaaaaggtcacgtgttacatatatgaaatgcacatttggggaccattagtatcattccacatacaacaacatcggaacGATCCTCTTTCTCcatacttgtaaacactggggcatagtttcgcatacgtcatccatgacctcttgacgtgatgacataTTACGTGAGGTTGCACTGGCGTGTCACAgaaagacaagaagttgtggtttaaaagtgcattttttttcttgccaaaaatgacaatcatttcgctagataagacccttatgcctcgtttgggatcgtttagagtcctttgaaactgcaattaaaACTGTAAAGTATTGGGGtcctttaaaatgagaaaaattttatgttttcctcaaaaaacataatttcttctcgactgaacaaagaaagacatcagcattttggatgacatggtggtaagtaaattatctggattttttttggaaaattgATTTATCCTTTAACCATCAATTGCACCTTGCATGCAACTTTAACATGTCACATACTAAAGAAGAAATAATTTGCTTgtaattttacaaaaaatttaattgcAAGAaggtaaattattattattatatcattattattatttgtaacAAT belongs to Paramisgurnus dabryanus chromosome 2, PD_genome_1.1, whole genome shotgun sequence and includes:
- the cyp26b1 gene encoding cytochrome P450 26B1; the protein is MLFESFDLVSALATLAACLVSMALLLAVSQQLWQLRWTATRDKSCKLPMPKGSMGFPVIGETCHWFFQGAGFHASRRQKYGNVFKTHLLGRPLIRVTGAENVRKLLMGEHSLVTVDWPQSTSTLLGPNSLANSIGDIHRKRRKIFAKVFSHEALESYLPKIQLVIQETLRVWSSDPEPINVYRESQRLSFHMAIRVLLGFRVTDEEMQSLFHTFQDFVENLFSLPIDLPFSGYRKGIRARDSLQKSIEKAFREKPLHPQGKDYTDALDVLLESAKENNTELTMQELKESTIELIFAAFATTASASTSLIMQLLRHPAVLEKLREELRNCGLLHDGCLCQGELRLDSIIGLKYLDCVIKEVLRLFAPVSGGYRIATQTFELDGLQVPKGWSVMYSIRDTHDTSAVFKDVEAFDPDRFSPERSEDREGRFHYLPFGGGVRSCLGKRLATLFLKLLAVELAGGSRFELATRTFPRLISVPVVHPTDGLRVKFFGLDSNQNQIMAKSNEMLDATV